A genomic region of Dreissena polymorpha isolate Duluth1 chromosome 4, UMN_Dpol_1.0, whole genome shotgun sequence contains the following coding sequences:
- the LOC127876118 gene encoding ganglioside GM2 activator-like isoform X1 yields MAYRNMTSIFLILTLCCAVTHGSSKHVHEFENIQSEDQHLDLNMLEALTHFLEQTKIHTNISAGLQRKGFSWKNCGQSSALVDIRSLSLSPDPLSLPGPVNVAAYFTVNRALNAPLKARLTVYKKILFTYIKVRSFKFGDMCSSLAKYKYRCPDQLKKIGIKCSCPIAPNTYNLGMTQFYVSSKRIPKGDYRIVMDISMNQSQVLCIDVHFSLK; encoded by the exons ATGGCGTACAGGAACATGACGTCAATTTTCCTAATATTGACACTGTGCTGCGCGGTTACACATGGTTCATCCAAACATGTTCACGAGTTTGAAAATATACAATCAGAGGACCAACACCTGGACTTAAACATGCTGGAGGCCTTAACTCACTTTTTAGAACAAACAAAG ATTCATACAAACATATCAGCTGGCCTACAAAGGAAAGGATTCTCCTGGAAGAATTGTGGTCAATCTTCAGCACTCGTGGACATCAGGTCGCTGTCACTGAGCCCCGACCCCCTGTCGTTGCCCGGACCAGTTAATGTTGCAGCTTATTTTACAGTGAATCGCGCACTAAATGCTCCACTGAAA GCACGTTTGACAGTCTACAAGAAGATTCTGTTCACATATATAAAGGTCCGCTCGTTCAAGTTCGGTGACATGTGTTCCAGTTTGGCAAAATACAAGTATCGGTGCCCCGATCAACTTAAGAAGATTGGGATCAAATGCTCGTGTCCAATAGCACCG AACACATACAACCTTGGGATGACACAGTTTTATGTATCGTCTAAACGCATCCCCAAGGGAGACTATCGCATCGTTATGGATATTTCAATGAATCAGTCTCAGGTTTTGTGCATCGAcgtgcatttttccttaaaatAG
- the LOC127876118 gene encoding ganglioside GM2 activator-like isoform X2 has protein sequence MAYRNMTSIFLILTLCCAVTHGSSKHVHEFENIQSEDQHLDLNMLEALTHFLEQTKARLTVYKKILFTYIKVRSFKFGDMCSSLAKYKYRCPDQLKKIGIKCSCPIAPNTYNLGMTQFYVSSKRIPKGDYRIVMDISMNQSQVLCIDVHFSLK, from the exons ATGGCGTACAGGAACATGACGTCAATTTTCCTAATATTGACACTGTGCTGCGCGGTTACACATGGTTCATCCAAACATGTTCACGAGTTTGAAAATATACAATCAGAGGACCAACACCTGGACTTAAACATGCTGGAGGCCTTAACTCACTTTTTAGAACAAACAAAG GCACGTTTGACAGTCTACAAGAAGATTCTGTTCACATATATAAAGGTCCGCTCGTTCAAGTTCGGTGACATGTGTTCCAGTTTGGCAAAATACAAGTATCGGTGCCCCGATCAACTTAAGAAGATTGGGATCAAATGCTCGTGTCCAATAGCACCG AACACATACAACCTTGGGATGACACAGTTTTATGTATCGTCTAAACGCATCCCCAAGGGAGACTATCGCATCGTTATGGATATTTCAATGAATCAGTCTCAGGTTTTGTGCATCGAcgtgcatttttccttaaaatAG
- the LOC127876124 gene encoding ganglioside GM2 activator-like: MKATSICVLLVLPTTLQAFNLFENIFEAQIVDSGNKIKNDVHEFVDGTFSWSRCNASVVPIAVTLLSVQPDPIQFGKNVTISVAVDVTEDIGTQDQNVKVDMKVMMKMGPEYYDVCVYKEEYCHFDLCQMAAKYKYNCPFPKYKYSLKNITYYLPIQKITVTGAFDITIQLSSKGRELGCINIQLCLGQCD; encoded by the exons ATGAAAGCGACATCAATATGTGTTCTTTTAGTCTTACCAACAACCCTGCAAGCtttcaatttatttgaaaatatttttgaagcACAG ATCGTGGACAGTGGCAATAAGATCAAAAACGACGTACACGAGTTCGTTGACGGCACGTTTTCCTGGTCTAGATGCAACGCCTCCGTGGTTCCCATAGCGGTGACGTTACTCTCCGTCCAGCCGGATCCCATCCAGTTCGGTAAAAACGTGACAATCTCCGTGGCAGTGGACGTGACCGAGGACATTGGAACGCAGGATCAAAATGTCAAG GTTGACATGAAGGTGATGATGAAGATGGGTCCAGAGTACTACGACGTGTGCGTGTATAAGGAGGAATACTGCCACTTTGACCTATGCCAGATGGCTGCAAAGTATAAATACAATTGCCCCTTCCCAAAG TACaaatacagtttaaaaaataTCACATATTACCTGCCGATCCAGAAGATCACGGTGACGGGGGCGTTTGACATCACCATCCAACTGTCGTCGAAAGGCAGGGAGCTGGGCTGCATCAACATACAGCTCTGCCTCGG TCAGTGCGACTGA